The proteins below come from a single Carnobacterium divergens DSM 20623 genomic window:
- a CDS encoding GntR family transcriptional regulator, with protein sequence MKAKGPLYIEVAENIKSAILNGVYPVGTQIPTENELEQTFNVSKITVRKAIEILSNEGYVEKKSGKGTTVLSDRLFNKLSKAASFSSMIEASGHHLTKEILAVEKVKLTVDQTELTQIFGKQAFKLTRFYRLDEEPYIYFEHYLPTLGNEKNLIQMEQISLYKWLASHQKVVARFQDSFSVEEVSREIKTLLATDQSHLLKRKRTSYSQTGEIIEISYALYDTIKYPYLIEYEI encoded by the coding sequence ATGAAAGCAAAAGGTCCACTGTATATCGAAGTTGCTGAAAATATTAAATCCGCTATTTTAAATGGGGTTTATCCTGTTGGCACACAAATCCCTACTGAAAATGAGTTGGAACAAACCTTTAACGTTAGTAAAATCACGGTTCGTAAAGCTATTGAGATTTTATCGAATGAAGGCTATGTGGAAAAGAAAAGTGGCAAAGGAACAACCGTATTAAGTGATCGATTATTTAATAAACTGTCTAAAGCAGCCTCATTTTCTAGTATGATTGAAGCATCAGGGCACCATTTAACCAAAGAAATTTTAGCCGTAGAAAAAGTGAAACTAACCGTCGATCAAACAGAGCTAACACAAATTTTTGGCAAACAAGCCTTTAAATTAACACGTTTTTATCGTTTAGACGAGGAACCTTATATTTACTTTGAACATTACTTACCAACGTTAGGAAACGAAAAAAATCTGATTCAAATGGAACAAATCTCTTTGTATAAATGGTTAGCTAGTCACCAAAAAGTGGTTGCTCGATTTCAAGATAGCTTTTCAGTGGAGGAAGTAAGTAGAGAAATTAAAACTTTATTAGCCACCGATCAAAGCCACTTATTAAAACGAAAGCGAACTTCATATAGTCAAACAGGAGAAATTATTGAAATTTCTTATGCACTTTACGACACAATCAAGTATCCTTATTTGATTGAATATGAAATTTAA
- a CDS encoding glycoside hydrolase family 1 protein — protein MKIKNTFPKNFLWGGAIAANQVEGGWNVDGKGLSVADIASYKPHVDNKDYAAHMDISTSTIESAMADKTDKWYPKRRGIDFYHRYKEDLALFSELGFKTLRLSIAWTRLFPTGEEEQPNEKGIAFYRSVFKEMQRLGIKPIVTLSHYEMPLSLSLKYNGWVNRRVIDDFVRFATVCFEEFGEYVDYWLTFNEIDSIHRHPFTTAGIVPDKCQPGKEEQEIYQALHHQFVASALVTKIAHEINQENKVGCMLTKLMTYPLTCAPLDVELTLKKNLENNFYTDVQVKGEYPKMIEVALKNKGIDIKITPEERQILRENTVDFLSFSYYMSMAESGDPKAERTPGNTVLGVKNPYLPSTDWGWQIDPKGLKIALIELYDRYQLPLMIVENGMGSVDTIEEGHIHDPYRIAYFKAHFQQMKEAIDEGVDLIGYTSWAPIDLVSAGTSQMSKRYGFIYVDADDEGNGTYNRSKKDSFDWYQEVIATNGGSLEE, from the coding sequence ATGAAAATTAAAAACACATTTCCAAAGAATTTTTTATGGGGTGGCGCAATTGCTGCCAATCAAGTAGAGGGGGGCTGGAATGTTGATGGAAAGGGCTTATCTGTAGCAGATATTGCTAGTTACAAACCACATGTAGATAATAAAGATTATGCAGCTCATATGGATATTTCCACTTCAACAATTGAATCAGCGATGGCTGATAAAACAGACAAATGGTACCCTAAACGTCGAGGAATTGACTTTTATCATCGCTACAAAGAGGATTTGGCATTGTTTAGCGAACTAGGATTTAAAACTTTACGTTTGTCTATCGCGTGGACACGTCTCTTTCCAACAGGTGAAGAAGAACAGCCAAACGAAAAAGGAATCGCCTTTTATCGTAGTGTATTTAAAGAGATGCAACGTCTAGGAATCAAACCAATTGTTACGCTGTCCCACTATGAAATGCCATTATCTCTTAGTTTAAAGTACAATGGATGGGTTAATCGTCGAGTGATAGATGATTTTGTTCGTTTTGCAACCGTTTGTTTCGAAGAATTTGGTGAATACGTTGATTACTGGTTGACGTTTAATGAAATTGATAGTATTCATCGTCATCCATTTACAACAGCTGGGATTGTACCAGACAAGTGTCAACCTGGAAAAGAAGAGCAAGAAATCTATCAAGCATTGCATCATCAATTTGTTGCGAGTGCATTAGTAACAAAAATAGCGCATGAAATTAATCAAGAAAACAAAGTAGGCTGTATGTTGACTAAACTAATGACCTATCCATTAACTTGTGCACCCCTTGATGTTGAACTTACTTTAAAGAAAAATTTAGAAAATAATTTTTATACGGATGTTCAAGTGAAAGGAGAATATCCTAAAATGATTGAAGTTGCTTTAAAAAATAAAGGAATTGACATTAAAATAACTCCAGAAGAACGACAAATTTTGAGAGAAAATACGGTTGATTTTCTTTCGTTCAGTTATTATATGTCGATGGCGGAGTCCGGAGATCCTAAAGCGGAAAGAACTCCTGGTAATACTGTTTTAGGTGTTAAAAATCCATATCTACCATCAACAGACTGGGGATGGCAAATTGATCCCAAAGGACTAAAAATTGCCTTGATTGAATTATACGATCGCTATCAGCTACCGTTGATGATTGTAGAAAACGGAATGGGATCTGTTGATACGATTGAAGAGGGACATATTCACGATCCCTATCGAATTGCTTATTTTAAAGCACATTTTCAACAAATGAAAGAAGCCATTGATGAGGGGGTCGATTTGATAGGATACACGAGTTGGGCGCCGATTGATTTAGTCAGCGCAGGAACATCTCAAATGTCAAAACGTTACGGATTCATCTATGTTGATGCAGATGATGAAGGAAATGGCACATACAATCGCTCTAAAAAAGATTCCTTTGATTGGTATCAAGAGGTTATTGCCACAAATGGTGGAAGTTTAGAGGAGTAG
- a CDS encoding PRD domain-containing protein → MILVKKVLNSSVVLVEKEGQEMIALGKGIGYGKKRGDFISDSVVDQIFLPIEEQKSSQFAELVDEIPMKFFEITKEIVSIAEEELAVSLNTSIYLTLSDHLHFAVERSEKGLNTSNRLYWEIKNYYPKELHIGEIALNKMKRSYQIELPIEEASNIAFHLINAQSDNHEDKDGLKKAKLVGTIVNMVRYSLRQEIDTNSVHYTRFITHVRFFVDRFFSDGLLQEKEDELYRQMWSLYPGAMEIATKVKNYIDQSYYTQIPENELVYLGVHLNRLMNHSAIEND, encoded by the coding sequence ATGATCTTAGTAAAAAAAGTATTGAATTCAAGTGTAGTTCTTGTGGAAAAAGAAGGACAAGAAATGATTGCTTTAGGGAAAGGAATCGGTTACGGTAAAAAAAGGGGCGATTTTATTTCCGATTCAGTAGTTGACCAAATTTTCTTGCCAATAGAAGAGCAGAAATCTTCACAATTTGCTGAACTAGTTGATGAAATTCCAATGAAATTTTTTGAAATCACGAAAGAAATTGTTTCGATTGCAGAAGAAGAGTTAGCTGTATCACTGAATACAAGTATTTATTTAACCCTTTCCGACCACTTGCATTTTGCAGTTGAACGTAGTGAGAAGGGATTAAATACTTCGAATCGATTGTATTGGGAAATTAAAAATTACTATCCAAAAGAGCTTCATATTGGTGAGATTGCTTTAAACAAAATGAAAAGGAGCTATCAAATTGAGCTACCAATTGAAGAAGCTTCAAATATCGCTTTTCATTTAATTAATGCCCAATCCGACAACCACGAGGACAAAGATGGGTTAAAAAAAGCTAAATTGGTTGGAACAATCGTTAATATGGTCCGCTATTCACTACGACAAGAAATTGATACAAATTCAGTACATTATACACGTTTTATCACCCATGTCCGCTTTTTTGTTGATCGTTTTTTTTCCGATGGTCTACTTCAAGAAAAGGAAGATGAATTGTACCGTCAAATGTGGTCTTTATATCCAGGTGCAATGGAAATTGCAACAAAAGTTAAAAATTATATCGATCAAAGCTACTATACACAAATACCGGAAAATGAATTGGTTTACCTTGGTGTTCATCTTAATCGTTTGATGAATCATTCTGCGATTGAAAATGACTAG
- a CDS encoding BglG family transcription antiterminator: protein MQLSKRQIKIILALLDLENAITTKELAEQFQMSIRTIKYDLDAIKTWFTKKGSLLCTQRNKGIWLDVTDSKRIELKNELLQVERYELYPDQEIRIHQMITILCLQTTYLTTQQLADDLKVSKSTIVADLEKLEQVLMSYQLQLIRKNYFGYTIVGAENQIRLLLEFIIQKEITDYDIYNIMNVITNPTEESNHQLKLAIHSQMQQIYQVTLFEMSKIVNQEVLEQFNYSEILSIILRVTIATARMNINHTIESYKILPNQELLEKKKELPFLLMRQVFSSYEFPILEDEYIYIFSDVLMAYEEHNIADLTRQMIAFVSEKEEVAFNGDQQLFTNLFAHLSLKLHKKYLFVNEYNPFTEDIKQRYPSLFQTISDACQKEISKSVSIINDSFISYIALHFLVSFEKLTINQTIVRIVYICSTGLGVTSLIQQRIMEEVPNVEIASFASVLKVKEVLQEVEPDLVVSIFPLEDIQLPFVKVNPIPTKSDIATIRKMVEGILQGNPNKTTTKFLASKGKPSQNGIEEESRELILMGFLVYEELIKLFNQRIQEEYEAAFLLHVYMMVHRIYFQSQYENEGNVAPDSLLNYQEEVAEIESIMAKNKLPINKAEITALLQYLTI, encoded by the coding sequence ATGCAGCTATCAAAACGACAAATCAAAATAATTTTAGCCTTATTGGATTTAGAAAACGCCATTACAACCAAAGAATTAGCTGAACAGTTTCAAATGAGTATTCGCACAATCAAGTATGATTTAGACGCAATCAAAACATGGTTTACAAAGAAAGGCAGTTTATTGTGCACACAGCGAAACAAAGGAATCTGGCTAGACGTGACAGACTCCAAAAGAATCGAATTAAAAAATGAACTGTTGCAAGTTGAGCGTTATGAATTGTATCCAGATCAAGAAATTAGAATACATCAAATGATTACGATTCTATGTTTGCAAACAACTTATTTAACCACCCAACAGCTTGCAGATGATTTAAAAGTCAGTAAAAGCACCATTGTAGCAGATTTAGAAAAATTAGAACAGGTCTTAATGAGCTACCAATTGCAATTGATTCGAAAGAACTATTTTGGTTACACCATCGTAGGAGCAGAAAATCAGATTCGGCTGTTGCTAGAATTTATTATTCAAAAAGAAATTACCGATTACGATATTTACAATATTATGAACGTGATCACCAATCCCACTGAGGAAAGCAATCATCAGTTGAAATTAGCCATTCATAGCCAAATGCAACAGATCTATCAAGTAACCTTATTTGAAATGTCAAAAATCGTGAATCAAGAAGTGTTAGAGCAGTTCAATTATAGCGAAATTTTATCGATTATTTTACGCGTAACCATCGCGACTGCCAGAATGAATATCAATCACACCATTGAAAGCTATAAAATATTGCCCAATCAAGAACTATTGGAAAAGAAAAAAGAATTGCCATTCTTATTGATGCGACAAGTTTTTAGTTCCTATGAATTTCCAATATTGGAAGATGAGTACATTTATATTTTTAGTGATGTTTTAATGGCTTATGAAGAACATAATATAGCCGATTTAACGAGGCAGATGATTGCATTTGTCAGCGAAAAAGAAGAGGTTGCATTCAATGGAGATCAGCAATTATTTACCAATTTATTCGCCCATTTATCATTGAAGCTGCATAAAAAATACTTGTTTGTAAATGAGTACAATCCCTTTACAGAAGATATTAAGCAACGGTATCCTTCTTTATTTCAAACGATTAGTGATGCTTGTCAAAAAGAAATTTCTAAATCCGTATCGATTATTAATGATTCTTTTATTTCGTACATTGCCTTGCATTTTCTCGTGTCATTTGAAAAATTAACGATCAATCAGACGATTGTGAGAATCGTTTACATTTGTTCTACCGGTTTAGGAGTGACGAGTCTCATTCAACAACGAATTATGGAAGAAGTTCCAAACGTTGAAATTGCTAGCTTTGCTTCTGTTTTAAAAGTAAAAGAAGTCCTTCAAGAAGTAGAGCCCGATTTAGTTGTGAGTATTTTTCCATTAGAAGATATACAACTGCCCTTCGTTAAAGTCAATCCCATCCCAACTAAATCAGATATCGCAACCATTCGTAAAATGGTAGAAGGAATTTTACAAGGAAATCCAAACAAAACAACGACAAAATTTTTGGCAAGTAAAGGAAAACCAAGTCAAAACGGAATTGAAGAAGAAAGCAGAGAATTAATTTTAATGGGATTTCTGGTATATGAGGAACTAATAAAATTATTTAATCAACGTATCCAAGAAGAGTACGAAGCAGCCTTTTTATTACATGTCTATATGATGGTTCATCGAATTTATTTTCAATCGCAATATGAAAATGAAGGCAATGTAGCACCAGATTCATTACTTAATTATCAAGAAGAAGTTGCTGAAATTGAAAGCATTATGGCAAAAAATAAGTTGCCAATTAACAAAGCTGAAATCACAGCTTTATTACAATACCTAACCATTTAG
- a CDS encoding beta-glucoside-specific PTS transporter subunit IIABC: MNYKETAVSILSLIGGKENVSHLEHCSTRLRFTLKDNTKIETEKLEKIDGVIGVRQNVQCQVIIGNDVVEVYDEMKALLGELSESGSSTEKQKWGAVILDFIISIFQPLIPAIAGGGILKSLLLLASVTGVMSDQSQTYQILNLIGGAPLYFLPILVAMTTANKLKVNQLVAVSAVGALILPELSTLLTEGATFLGFGITNIAYASQVFPAILTVLFYAQVEKLFTNYSPKPIRIFFVPMMSLLITVPVALLVLGPLGYNVGTVFSTAIIWLYSRLGWVATGVLAAGLPFMVVTGMHKAMIPYAVSSMSEIGAELLYLPASLAHNIAESGACFAVSIKTKDQKLRSTAISAAISALFGITEPALYGVTILNKRVLYSVMFASLVGGSFAGIMAIKAFALVGPGLASITMFVDKINPMNLIWAFVTVGISFVIGFIAVLVSYKDEVELEKADEVNEASNADAEKLISPVAGQIISLSEVKDDVFSSGLMGDGLAIIPDDNVLIAPEDGEITMVFETKHALGFKTTNGAEILFHIGLNTVQLGGEGFEAFVQVGDKVVKGQKLIEFNLEKIKSAGFDPTIVCVVTNKEAYTVKTSHQSEMVTNQTDVLSIVPII; the protein is encoded by the coding sequence ATGAACTATAAAGAAACTGCTGTATCGATTCTATCGCTAATTGGCGGAAAAGAAAATGTATCACACCTTGAGCATTGCTCGACTCGATTACGTTTTACGTTAAAAGATAATACTAAAATAGAAACTGAAAAACTTGAAAAAATTGATGGCGTCATTGGAGTTCGTCAAAATGTTCAATGTCAAGTCATTATTGGCAATGATGTTGTTGAAGTTTACGATGAAATGAAAGCTTTGTTAGGAGAACTATCAGAATCAGGCAGTTCAACTGAAAAACAAAAATGGGGAGCCGTGATATTAGATTTTATTATTTCTATTTTTCAGCCCCTTATTCCAGCCATTGCTGGTGGAGGTATTTTAAAATCATTATTGTTACTTGCTTCTGTTACTGGAGTAATGAGCGATCAAAGTCAAACATACCAAATTCTTAACTTAATTGGAGGTGCACCGCTTTACTTTTTACCTATTTTGGTTGCTATGACAACGGCAAATAAATTAAAAGTAAACCAGCTGGTTGCCGTATCAGCTGTAGGTGCACTGATTTTGCCAGAGCTGTCTACTTTATTGACAGAAGGAGCTACTTTTTTAGGCTTTGGTATAACGAATATTGCCTATGCTTCTCAAGTATTTCCAGCAATTTTAACGGTATTATTTTATGCTCAGGTAGAAAAACTATTTACCAACTATTCACCAAAGCCCATTCGAATTTTCTTTGTTCCAATGATGAGTTTATTGATTACAGTACCAGTCGCACTACTTGTTTTAGGACCATTAGGATATAATGTTGGGACCGTTTTTTCTACAGCAATCATTTGGCTTTATTCTCGCTTGGGGTGGGTTGCTACAGGAGTATTGGCAGCTGGATTGCCCTTTATGGTAGTGACGGGTATGCACAAAGCCATGATTCCATATGCTGTTTCTTCAATGAGTGAAATTGGAGCGGAACTCCTTTATTTACCTGCTTCATTAGCCCATAACATTGCGGAATCAGGGGCCTGTTTTGCTGTAAGTATTAAAACAAAAGATCAAAAGCTACGTTCTACTGCGATATCTGCAGCAATTTCAGCACTCTTTGGGATTACAGAACCAGCTTTATATGGCGTAACGATTTTAAATAAACGTGTGTTGTATAGTGTGATGTTTGCTAGTTTAGTCGGAGGTAGTTTTGCAGGAATTATGGCTATTAAAGCTTTTGCATTGGTAGGACCTGGTTTAGCTAGCATTACGATGTTTGTCGATAAAATAAATCCAATGAACTTAATTTGGGCATTTGTCACAGTAGGTATTTCCTTTGTAATTGGATTTATAGCTGTACTAGTTAGCTACAAAGATGAGGTTGAATTAGAAAAAGCTGATGAGGTCAACGAAGCTTCTAACGCAGACGCTGAAAAACTAATCAGTCCAGTCGCAGGACAAATTATTTCTTTGAGTGAAGTCAAAGACGATGTCTTTTCAAGTGGGTTAATGGGAGATGGACTTGCGATCATTCCAGACGATAATGTATTGATTGCACCAGAAGACGGTGAAATTACCATGGTGTTTGAAACAAAACATGCTTTAGGATTTAAAACAACTAATGGAGCAGAAATTCTATTTCACATTGGTCTAAATACCGTACAATTAGGCGGAGAAGGATTTGAAGCATTTGTACAAGTGGGAGATAAGGTCGTAAAAGGACAAAAATTGATTGAATTCAATTTGGAAAAAATTAAATCAGCTGGATTTGATCCAACGATTGTCTGTGTTGTAACAAATAAGGAAGCCTACACGGTTAAAACGTCTCATCAATCTGAGATGGTTACGAACCAGACGGATGTCTTATCCATTGTACCAATTATATAA